The Streptomyces sp. NBC_00670 genome window below encodes:
- a CDS encoding DsbA family oxidoreductase, whose product MRVEIWSDVACPWCYVGKARFEKALAGFPQREQVEVVHRSFELDPGRAKGDVEPVLTMLTRKYGMSQAQARAGEENLGAQAAAEGLAYRTRDRDNGNTFDMHRLLHLAKEHGRQAELLGILYRANFAEERSVFSEGDERLVELAVEAGLDEAAVRTVLADPDAYADAVRADEREATELGANGVPFFVLDRKYGVSGAQPAEVFTRALTQAWEAHTPLRLLDGDSDGADACGPDGCAVPQN is encoded by the coding sequence ATGCGTGTGGAGATCTGGAGCGACGTCGCCTGCCCGTGGTGCTACGTGGGCAAGGCGCGGTTCGAGAAGGCGCTGGCCGGATTTCCGCAGCGGGAGCAGGTCGAGGTCGTGCACCGCTCGTTCGAGCTGGACCCCGGGCGGGCCAAGGGGGACGTCGAGCCCGTGCTCACCATGCTCACCCGGAAGTACGGGATGAGCCAGGCGCAGGCGCGGGCCGGTGAGGAGAACCTGGGCGCGCAGGCCGCCGCCGAGGGGCTGGCGTACCGCACCCGGGACCGCGACAACGGCAACACCTTCGACATGCACCGCCTGCTCCACCTCGCCAAGGAGCACGGCAGGCAGGCCGAGCTGCTGGGGATTCTGTACCGGGCCAACTTCGCCGAGGAGCGCTCCGTGTTCTCCGAGGGCGACGAGCGGCTCGTGGAGCTGGCCGTCGAGGCCGGTCTCGACGAGGCGGCCGTACGGACGGTCCTCGCCGACCCGGACGCGTACGCCGACGCCGTGCGCGCCGACGAGCGCGAGGCCACCGAACTCGGCGCGAACGGCGTGCCGTTCTTCGTCCTCGACCGGAAGTACGGCGTCTCCGGCGCCCAGCCCGCCGAGGTCTTCACCCGCGCCCTCACCCAGGCCTGGGAGGCGCACACCCCGCTGCGGCTGCTCGACGGCGATAGCGACGGTGCCGACGCCTGTGGCCCGGACGGCTGCGCGGTCCCGCAGAACTGA
- a CDS encoding aldehyde dehydrogenase (NADP(+)): MAAAPVWSVDPRTGKQREQVAVEATAQEVDAAVRAAHDARGALADRAVRAAFLRTAAERLEEARDTLVEVADAESALGPVRLTGELARTCFQLRAFAGIVDEGAFLDVVINHPDDTTVPPTPDLRRYKVPLGVVAVYSASNFPFAFSVAGGDTASALAAGCPVVVKSHPDHPALSELVAKVLRRAAGEHGIPEGVLGLVHGFEAGVELVKHPLVAAAGFTGSVRGGRALFDAAAARPVPIPFHGELGSLNPVVVTEAAAEERAEAIGTGLAGSMTMGVGQFCTKPGFVLAPAGAAGDRLLKSLVAGVSDTDAGVLLDHRMRDHFLAGIEERTRLADVESPVTPGAGGEHTVSAGFLTVPASRLAAGGEYDVLIEECFGPVTVVARYESADEVTAVLSRLPGNLTATLHLSEGEGAGEGRGAELLAELTPLAGRVLVNGWPTGVAVAPSQHHGGPYPATTSTSTSVGGTAIERWLRPVAYQGVPEALLPVELRDANEAGVPRRYDGVLER, encoded by the coding sequence GTGGCAGCAGCACCAGTCTGGAGTGTCGACCCCCGTACCGGGAAGCAGCGCGAGCAGGTTGCGGTGGAGGCCACAGCCCAGGAGGTGGACGCCGCCGTCCGGGCCGCGCACGACGCGCGCGGCGCCCTGGCCGACCGTGCCGTGCGCGCGGCGTTCCTGCGCACCGCGGCCGAGCGACTGGAGGAGGCCAGGGACACGCTCGTCGAGGTCGCCGACGCGGAGAGCGCGCTCGGCCCGGTCCGGCTCACCGGTGAGCTCGCCCGCACCTGCTTCCAGCTGCGGGCCTTCGCCGGCATCGTCGACGAGGGCGCCTTCCTCGACGTGGTGATCAACCACCCCGACGACACGACCGTCCCGCCCACGCCCGACCTGCGCCGCTACAAGGTGCCGCTGGGCGTCGTCGCCGTCTACTCGGCGTCCAACTTCCCCTTCGCGTTCTCCGTCGCCGGCGGCGACACCGCGAGCGCGCTCGCCGCCGGGTGCCCCGTGGTGGTCAAGTCCCACCCCGACCACCCGGCCCTGTCCGAGCTGGTCGCCAAGGTGCTGCGCCGGGCGGCAGGCGAGCACGGCATCCCCGAGGGTGTGCTCGGCCTGGTGCACGGCTTCGAGGCCGGCGTCGAGCTGGTCAAGCACCCGCTGGTCGCCGCCGCCGGGTTCACCGGTTCCGTACGCGGCGGGCGGGCCCTGTTCGACGCGGCGGCCGCGCGCCCCGTGCCGATCCCGTTCCACGGCGAGCTCGGCTCCCTCAACCCCGTCGTCGTCACCGAGGCGGCGGCCGAGGAGCGGGCCGAGGCGATCGGCACCGGGCTCGCCGGTTCGATGACGATGGGCGTGGGCCAGTTCTGCACCAAGCCGGGGTTCGTGCTCGCTCCGGCCGGTGCGGCCGGTGACCGGCTGCTGAAGTCGCTCGTCGCGGGCGTCAGCGACACGGACGCCGGGGTGCTGCTGGACCACCGGATGCGCGACCACTTCCTCGCCGGGATCGAGGAGCGCACGCGGCTCGCCGACGTGGAGAGCCCCGTGACGCCGGGCGCGGGCGGCGAGCACACGGTCAGCGCCGGGTTCCTCACGGTGCCGGCGAGCCGGCTGGCGGCCGGGGGCGAGTACGACGTGCTGATCGAGGAGTGCTTCGGGCCGGTGACGGTCGTCGCGCGCTACGAGAGCGCGGACGAGGTCACCGCGGTGCTGTCCCGGCTGCCGGGCAACCTGACCGCCACGCTGCACCTCTCCGAGGGGGAGGGTGCGGGCGAGGGCCGGGGCGCCGAGCTCCTGGCGGAGCTGACGCCGCTGGCGGGGCGCGTGCTGGTGAACGGCTGGCCGACGGGGGTCGCCGTGGCGCCGTCCCAGCACCACGGCGGGCCGTACCCGGCCACGACGTCGACGTCCACGTCGGTGGGCGGGACGGCGATCGAGCGGTGGCTGCGGCCGGTGGCGTATCAGGGGGTGCCGGAGGCGCTGCTGCCGGTGGAGTTGCGGGACGCGAACGAGGCGGGTGTGCCGCGGAGGTATGACGGGGTGCTTGAGCGGTAA
- a CDS encoding IclR family transcriptional regulator has product MSAGETGGGAQVKSAVRTVELLEYFAGRPGMHSLAAVQEAVGYPKSSLYMLLRTLVELGWVETDATGTRYGIGVRALLVGTSYIDGDEVVALARPTLDRLSDDTTETIHLARLDGTNVVYLATRQSQHYLRPFTRVGRRLPAHSTSLGKALLSTYTDEQVRGLLPETLPALTEHTITDREKLIEELHQIREQGISVDREENTLGLRCFGVAIPYRTPARDAISCSVPVARLTPAHEQLVQDALFDARDRLTLATRRL; this is encoded by the coding sequence ATGTCGGCAGGCGAGACGGGCGGCGGGGCGCAGGTCAAATCGGCGGTACGGACGGTGGAACTGCTGGAGTACTTCGCCGGGCGGCCCGGCATGCACTCCCTGGCCGCCGTGCAGGAGGCGGTGGGGTACCCCAAGTCGAGCCTCTACATGCTGCTGCGCACCCTGGTGGAGCTCGGCTGGGTGGAGACGGACGCGACCGGCACGCGGTACGGCATCGGCGTACGGGCGCTGCTGGTCGGCACGTCGTACATCGACGGCGACGAGGTGGTGGCGCTGGCCCGCCCCACCCTGGACCGGCTCTCGGACGACACCACGGAGACCATCCACCTGGCCCGCCTGGACGGCACCAACGTGGTCTACCTCGCCACCCGCCAGTCGCAGCACTACCTGCGCCCGTTCACCCGGGTCGGCCGCCGGCTGCCCGCGCACTCCACCTCGCTCGGCAAGGCGCTGCTGTCCACGTACACCGACGAGCAGGTGCGGGGGCTGCTCCCGGAGACGCTGCCGGCGCTGACCGAGCACACGATCACGGACCGGGAGAAGCTCATCGAGGAGCTGCACCAGATCCGTGAGCAGGGCATCTCGGTCGACCGCGAGGAGAACACGCTGGGGCTGCGCTGCTTCGGCGTGGCGATCCCCTACCGCACGCCCGCCCGGGACGCGATCAGCTGCTCGGTGCCGGTGGCGCGGCTGACGCCGGCGCACGAGCAGCTGGTGCAGGACGCGCTGTTCGACGCGCGCGACCGGCTCACCCTGGCGACGCGCCGCCTCTGA
- a CDS encoding peptidoglycan D,D-transpeptidase FtsI family protein, which produces MNTTIRRASVFTLLLVIALLVRATWVQFYEGKALADDKNNRRNVMEQYAAPLGNIIVAGDAVTGSKRTSGGDLAYKRTYTDGKLYAPVTGYSSQVYGATQLEGIYQDLLDGTDNRLKTVMDTVTGERPDPGNVLTTIDPDVQKAGYEALGDKKGAAVAIDPSTGKILAVVSTPSYDPTSISGTDDGAAWKRLTKDEDKPMTNRALRQPLPPGSTFKLVVAAAALEDGLYSSVDEKTDSPDPYRLPGTVTDMTNENRSAPCEDATIRVALQYSCNTVFAKMAVDLGQDTLRAMAEKFGFNDESLDVPVRAYTSVYPKDMNKSQTGLTGMGQFDVTATPLQMAMVSAAIANGGELVSPHMVAQTTDADGNVLKDYGDSTTTDRIVSKSTAEQLQSAMRTVVEDGTGVNARISGATVGGKTGTAQHGENNSKTPYAWFTAYGKSDSSDKEIAVAVVVEQSDAARSEVSGNGLAAPVAAAMMKEALKS; this is translated from the coding sequence ATGAATACGACGATCAGGCGGGCCTCCGTCTTCACCCTGCTGCTGGTCATCGCCCTGCTGGTACGGGCGACCTGGGTGCAGTTCTACGAAGGCAAGGCGCTCGCGGACGACAAGAACAACCGGCGGAACGTCATGGAGCAGTACGCGGCGCCGCTCGGGAACATCATCGTGGCCGGGGACGCGGTCACCGGCTCGAAACGGACCTCGGGCGGCGACCTCGCGTACAAGCGCACGTACACGGACGGCAAGCTGTACGCCCCGGTGACGGGCTACAGCTCGCAGGTCTACGGGGCGACGCAGCTGGAGGGCATCTACCAGGACCTCCTGGACGGCACGGACAACCGGCTGAAGACGGTGATGGACACGGTCACCGGCGAGCGCCCGGACCCGGGCAACGTGCTCACGACCATCGACCCGGACGTGCAGAAGGCGGGCTACGAGGCGCTGGGCGACAAGAAGGGCGCCGCCGTCGCCATCGACCCGTCCACCGGCAAAATCCTCGCCGTCGTCTCCACCCCCTCCTACGACCCGACGTCGATCAGCGGCACGGACGACGGGGCGGCGTGGAAGCGGCTCACCAAGGACGAGGACAAGCCGATGACGAACCGGGCGCTGCGCCAGCCACTGCCGCCGGGTTCGACGTTCAAGCTGGTGGTCGCGGCGGCGGCCCTGGAGGACGGCCTCTACTCGTCGGTGGACGAGAAGACGGACAGCCCGGACCCGTACCGGCTGCCCGGCACCGTGACCGACATGACCAACGAGAACCGCTCCGCGCCCTGCGAGGACGCCACGATCCGGGTGGCGCTCCAGTACTCCTGCAACACGGTCTTCGCGAAGATGGCCGTCGACCTCGGGCAGGACACACTGCGGGCGATGGCCGAGAAGTTCGGCTTCAACGACGAGTCGCTGGACGTGCCGGTGCGGGCGTACACGAGCGTGTACCCCAAGGACATGAACAAGTCGCAGACCGGCCTGACCGGCATGGGCCAGTTCGACGTGACGGCGACGCCGCTTCAGATGGCCATGGTGTCGGCCGCGATAGCCAACGGCGGTGAGCTGGTCTCGCCGCACATGGTGGCGCAGACCACCGACGCCGACGGCAACGTGCTCAAGGACTACGGGGACAGCACGACCACCGACCGGATCGTCAGCAAGTCCACCGCCGAGCAGTTGCAGTCGGCGATGCGGACGGTCGTGGAGGACGGCACGGGTGTGAACGCGCGGATATCCGGGGCCACGGTCGGTGGCAAGACGGGTACGGCGCAGCACGGCGAGAACAACAGCAAGACGCCGTACGCGTGGTTCACGGCCTACGGCAAGTCCGACTCCAGTGACAAGGAGATCGCCGTGGCCGTGGTCGTCGAGCAGTCGGACGCCGCGCGCTCGGAGGTCAGCGGCAACGGTCTGGCGGCGCCGGTCGCCGCGGCGATGATGAAGGAGGCGCTGAAGAGCTGA
- a CDS encoding SigE family RNA polymerase sigma factor, producing the protein MGTVVDDAASVEFHAFFERHYAELSRLAQLLTGEPDAADDLAADALLALWHRWDRVRAADHPVAYARGVVANLARTRIRSAVRERRRVTLFWSQREERTENPDVAGVVDVQEALRRLPFRKRACVVLRHAFDLSEKDTALALGVSVGTVKSQTSKGMAELQRFLGGDEAPRRVHAAALPGSGAGGRDR; encoded by the coding sequence GTGGGCACTGTCGTCGACGACGCCGCCTCCGTGGAGTTCCACGCCTTCTTCGAACGCCACTACGCCGAACTCTCCCGCCTCGCCCAGCTCCTGACGGGCGAACCGGACGCCGCCGACGACCTCGCCGCGGACGCGCTGCTCGCGCTGTGGCACCGCTGGGACCGGGTCCGCGCCGCGGACCACCCGGTGGCGTACGCACGCGGGGTGGTCGCCAATCTGGCCCGCACCCGGATCCGCAGCGCGGTGCGCGAACGGCGCCGGGTCACGCTGTTCTGGTCCCAGCGCGAGGAGCGCACCGAGAACCCCGACGTGGCCGGCGTGGTGGACGTGCAGGAGGCGCTGCGCCGGCTGCCGTTCCGCAAGCGGGCCTGTGTCGTGCTCCGGCACGCCTTCGACCTGTCCGAGAAGGACACCGCCCTCGCCCTGGGCGTCTCGGTCGGTACCGTGAAGAGCCAGACGTCCAAGGGCATGGCCGAACTGCAGCGGTTCCTGGGCGGCGACGAGGCTCCGCGGCGCGTGCACGCGGCGGCCCTGCCCGGGAGCGGGGCTGGAGGAAGGGACCGATGA
- a CDS encoding pectate lyase: MTARAAQRVRHRRGSTRRRALISGSAALGLTGATILTTSLLSPASAATSWPTATGNQAVSSTIEVSGTYNGGYKNFYGTGDLGSSDQSEDQGPLFELADGATLKDVIIGSPAADGVHCLGSCTLQNVWWTDVGEDAASFKGTSSSAVYTVYGGGAKKADDKVLQFNGAGKLVVTKFQVSDFGKLVRSCGNCKKQYKRTIIINDVDVTAPGKAIVGINTNYGDTAALRNVRIHGDSSKKIKTCVRYTGNNTGAEPTETGSGADGTYCDFQSSDLTYD; the protein is encoded by the coding sequence ATGACCGCACGAGCCGCACAGCGCGTCCGCCACCGCCGTGGATCCACCCGGCGGCGGGCGCTGATCAGCGGGAGCGCCGCGCTGGGCCTCACCGGCGCCACGATCCTCACGACGTCGCTGCTCTCCCCCGCGAGCGCCGCCACCAGCTGGCCCACCGCCACCGGCAACCAGGCCGTCTCGTCGACGATCGAGGTGTCCGGCACGTACAACGGCGGGTACAAGAACTTCTACGGCACCGGCGACCTCGGCTCCTCCGACCAGTCGGAGGACCAGGGCCCGCTCTTCGAACTCGCGGACGGCGCCACCCTCAAGGACGTCATCATCGGCTCCCCCGCCGCCGACGGCGTGCACTGCCTGGGCTCCTGCACGCTGCAGAACGTGTGGTGGACGGATGTCGGCGAGGACGCCGCCTCCTTCAAGGGCACCTCCTCCTCCGCCGTCTACACGGTGTACGGCGGCGGCGCCAAGAAGGCCGACGACAAGGTGCTGCAGTTCAACGGCGCCGGCAAGCTCGTCGTCACCAAGTTCCAGGTGTCGGACTTCGGCAAGCTGGTGCGCAGCTGCGGCAACTGCAAGAAGCAGTACAAGCGCACCATCATCATCAACGACGTGGACGTCACCGCGCCCGGCAAGGCGATCGTCGGGATCAACACCAACTACGGGGACACGGCGGCGCTGCGCAACGTCCGCATCCACGGGGACAGCAGCAAGAAGATCAAGACCTGCGTCCGGTACACGGGCAACAACACGGGCGCGGAGCCGACGGAGACGGGCAGCGGCGCCGACGGCACGTACTGCGACTTCCAGTCGTCGGACCTGACGTACGACTGA
- a CDS encoding HAD family acid phosphatase — protein MNKPLRTTAVAAACTVAAAALYGAGAATAGQSTANSTHEPYNIGLLTKDIDTYYGTAADADGVYQASPDSPYAKDLARIDAAAKRYLDKVAHQAKHKHARPAVVFDIDDTLLLSLDYEKKNNYGYNSATWAEYVNRADRPEVFGSPALVRYAEKKGIEVFYNSGLSEAQRTAAVENLKKVGADVNLDAAHMFLKDAANPPAYLSGCATPGAWKCTTVEYKSGTRKHIESLGYDIVANFGDQYSDLEGGYADKKYKLPNPTYFVS, from the coding sequence ATGAATAAGCCACTGCGCACCACGGCCGTCGCCGCCGCCTGTACCGTCGCCGCCGCCGCGCTCTACGGTGCCGGCGCCGCCACCGCCGGGCAGTCCACGGCCAACTCCACCCACGAGCCGTACAACATCGGGCTCCTGACCAAGGACATCGACACCTACTACGGCACCGCGGCCGACGCCGACGGTGTCTACCAGGCCTCGCCGGACAGCCCGTACGCCAAGGACCTCGCCCGCATCGACGCGGCGGCGAAGCGGTACCTGGACAAGGTGGCCCACCAGGCGAAGCACAAGCACGCCAGGCCGGCCGTCGTCTTCGACATCGACGACACGCTGCTGCTCAGCCTCGACTACGAGAAGAAGAACAATTACGGCTACAACAGCGCCACCTGGGCCGAGTACGTCAACCGGGCCGACCGCCCGGAGGTCTTCGGCAGCCCCGCGCTCGTGCGGTACGCCGAGAAGAAGGGCATCGAGGTCTTCTACAACTCGGGCCTGAGCGAGGCGCAGCGCACCGCCGCCGTGGAGAACCTGAAGAAGGTCGGCGCCGACGTCAACCTGGACGCCGCGCACATGTTCCTCAAGGACGCGGCCAACCCGCCGGCGTACCTGAGCGGCTGCGCCACGCCGGGCGCCTGGAAGTGCACGACCGTCGAGTACAAGTCCGGCACGCGCAAGCACATCGAGTCGCTCGGGTACGACATCGTCGCCAACTTCGGCGATCAGTACTCCGACCTCGAGGGCGGCTACGCCGACAAGAAGTACAAGCTGCCGAACCCGACGTACTTCGTGAGCTAG
- a CDS encoding pectinesterase family protein, whose product MRRRTLLAAVTGSLVAAAAAPAVPAAARDRDRRVLHVRPGGSVQAAVDAVTGPGWTIVVHPGTYRETVTVPTRAADLTLRGASRDPRAAVLVYDHANGTPLPDGSGTYGTAGSATFTSAAPGLTVRDLTLANDWLRADHPETTGTQAVAAYVTGDRSAFHRVRFLAHQDTLFADTTALTAFDRQYYRDCYLEGDVDFVFGRARAVFDHCHFHTLARNVDFTPKGMVFAPSTARANPYGFLAVRGRVTSGAEDGAYKLARPWVPSYETTAWPSLVVRDTRMGPGIDAAAPYTDMREAYPWQMMRFREYANSGPGAVISVPENRPQLTRAEAAVHTPRTYLGDWRPY is encoded by the coding sequence ATGCGCCGCCGTACGCTGCTCGCCGCGGTCACCGGGTCACTGGTGGCCGCGGCGGCGGCCCCCGCCGTCCCCGCCGCCGCACGGGACCGGGACCGCCGGGTGCTGCACGTGCGCCCGGGCGGCTCGGTCCAGGCCGCCGTCGACGCGGTCACCGGGCCCGGCTGGACGATCGTCGTCCACCCGGGCACCTACCGGGAGACCGTCACCGTCCCCACCCGGGCCGCGGACCTCACCCTGCGCGGCGCCTCCCGCGACCCCCGGGCCGCCGTCCTCGTGTACGACCACGCCAACGGCACCCCCCTGCCGGACGGTTCGGGCACCTACGGCACGGCCGGCTCCGCCACCTTCACCTCGGCGGCGCCCGGCCTCACCGTCCGCGACCTCACCCTCGCCAACGACTGGCTGCGCGCCGACCATCCGGAGACCACCGGGACGCAGGCCGTCGCCGCCTACGTCACGGGGGACCGGTCGGCGTTCCACCGGGTGCGGTTCCTGGCCCACCAGGACACCCTCTTCGCGGACACCACCGCGCTGACGGCCTTCGACCGGCAGTACTACCGCGACTGCTACCTCGAGGGCGACGTCGACTTCGTGTTCGGGCGGGCCCGTGCCGTCTTCGACCACTGCCACTTCCACACCCTGGCCCGGAACGTCGACTTCACGCCCAAGGGCATGGTCTTCGCCCCCTCCACCGCCCGCGCCAACCCCTACGGTTTCCTCGCCGTGCGCGGCCGGGTCACCTCGGGCGCGGAGGACGGGGCGTACAAGCTCGCCCGCCCCTGGGTGCCGTCGTACGAGACCACCGCCTGGCCCTCGCTCGTCGTGCGCGACACCCGGATGGGCCCCGGCATCGACGCGGCCGCCCCGTACACCGACATGCGCGAGGCCTACCCGTGGCAGATGATGCGCTTTCGCGAGTACGCCAACTCGGGCCCGGGAGCGGTCATTTCCGTCCCCGAGAACCGTCCGCAACTGACCCGCGCGGAGGCCGCCGTCCACACCCCGCGCACGTACCTGGGCGACTGGCGGCCGTACTAG
- a CDS encoding pectinesterase family protein, translating into METPSLGRRGFLAAGAGAVAASVLAAGPARATGRRSPFGRYGSPADRRTARTLYVHPGGAGDHTTVRDAVAAAAGSGWTLVLAPGTYRETVAVDSTRTEMTWLGASGDPRDVVIVYDHANGTPKPDGSGTYGTTGSATTTVQADGFTARAVTFANDWLRADHPGITGTQAVAIKVQGDRSAFLGCRFLGHQDTLYADTMALTVFARQYFCDCYVEGDVDFVFGRATAVYERCHFRTLNRTDLTAAPYGFVFAPSTAGADPHGYLVLDSRVTSEAPDGYYKLARPWVPSSDTTARPMLTVRDTWLGPGIDAVAPYANMSDSYPWQEQRFAEYRNSGPGARITVPANRPQLTRAQAAAATRRAYLGDWTPWREKEKGAGC; encoded by the coding sequence GTGGAGACCCCCTCCCTCGGCCGCCGGGGGTTCCTGGCCGCGGGGGCGGGCGCCGTGGCGGCGTCCGTCCTCGCGGCCGGGCCCGCCCGGGCCACCGGCCGCCGCTCCCCGTTCGGCCGGTACGGCTCGCCCGCCGACCGGCGCACCGCCCGCACCCTGTACGTCCACCCGGGCGGCGCCGGCGACCACACCACCGTGCGGGACGCCGTCGCCGCGGCGGCCGGCAGCGGCTGGACCCTCGTCCTCGCCCCCGGCACCTACCGCGAGACCGTCGCCGTCGACAGCACCCGTACGGAGATGACCTGGCTCGGCGCCTCCGGCGACCCCCGGGACGTCGTCATCGTCTACGACCACGCCAACGGCACCCCGAAACCCGACGGTTCGGGCACCTACGGCACCACCGGGTCGGCCACCACCACCGTGCAGGCCGACGGGTTCACCGCCCGCGCGGTCACCTTCGCCAACGACTGGCTGCGCGCCGACCACCCCGGGATCACCGGCACCCAGGCCGTAGCGATCAAGGTGCAGGGCGACCGCTCGGCCTTCCTCGGCTGCCGCTTCCTCGGCCACCAGGACACCCTGTACGCCGACACCATGGCGCTCACCGTCTTCGCCCGGCAGTACTTCTGCGACTGCTACGTCGAAGGCGACGTCGACTTCGTCTTCGGCCGCGCCACCGCCGTCTACGAGCGCTGCCACTTCCGCACCCTGAACCGCACCGACCTCACGGCCGCCCCGTACGGCTTCGTCTTCGCGCCCTCCACCGCGGGCGCCGACCCGCACGGCTACCTCGTACTCGACAGCCGCGTCACCAGCGAGGCACCCGACGGGTACTACAAGCTGGCCCGCCCCTGGGTGCCCAGCTCCGACACCACCGCCCGGCCCATGCTCACCGTCCGCGACACCTGGCTCGGCCCCGGCATCGACGCGGTGGCGCCCTACGCCAACATGTCCGACTCCTACCCCTGGCAGGAGCAGCGGTTCGCGGAGTACCGCAACTCCGGGCCCGGCGCGCGGATCACCGTGCCCGCGAACCGGCCGCAGCTCACTCGCGCCCAGGCCGCCGCCGCGACCCGGCGGGCGTACCTGGGGGACTGGACGCCGTGGCGGGAGAAGGAGAAGGGGGCGGGGTGCTGA
- a CDS encoding pectate lyase family protein encodes MNAQVWHGHAIAKAAALAGCTALVLSLTATTADAHSRHHDPARQTLGAHDGWAAYGTGTTGGAAADAAHVYTVRTWTEFTSALADGGTAPKIIKVKGVIDAVAEGCDAFAADGYDFDTYLDTYSPENWGRDTDLSAEPDDSPEGLRRVSADNQAKAIKASVPANTTIIGVGRNAGFKGASLQINGVDNVIVRNLSFESPLDCFPQWDPTDTADGNWNSEYDSAVVHGATHVWLDHNTFTDGDHPDSTLPYYYGRIFEQHDGELDIVKGADYVTASWNVFEDHDKTILIGNSDSESTAAFDRGHLKATFHHNLFANLVERAPRVRFGQVDSYNNHFVAGDGYGYSYGIGKESQLVAEHNAFTLADGVDEATILKKWSESSLTAGDNYVNGKRTDLIAVHNAGVPDEVLQSGAGWTPTLRTKVDSPRAVPHLVDRGAGAGKVR; translated from the coding sequence ATGAACGCACAGGTATGGCATGGGCATGCCATAGCGAAGGCCGCCGCGCTGGCCGGCTGCACCGCCCTGGTCCTCTCGCTGACGGCCACCACCGCCGACGCCCACTCCCGCCACCACGACCCGGCGCGGCAGACACTGGGCGCCCACGACGGCTGGGCCGCCTACGGCACCGGCACCACCGGCGGTGCCGCCGCCGACGCCGCGCACGTGTACACCGTGCGCACCTGGACCGAGTTCACGTCCGCCCTCGCCGACGGCGGCACCGCGCCGAAGATCATCAAGGTCAAGGGCGTCATCGACGCGGTCGCCGAGGGCTGCGACGCCTTCGCCGCCGACGGCTACGACTTCGACACCTATCTGGACACCTACTCGCCCGAGAACTGGGGCCGCGACACCGACCTGTCCGCCGAGCCCGACGACAGCCCCGAGGGGCTGCGCCGGGTCTCCGCCGACAACCAGGCGAAGGCCATCAAGGCGTCCGTGCCCGCCAACACGACGATCATCGGCGTCGGCCGGAACGCCGGCTTCAAGGGCGCCAGCCTCCAGATCAACGGCGTCGACAACGTCATCGTCCGCAACCTCTCCTTCGAGAGCCCGCTGGACTGCTTCCCGCAGTGGGACCCCACCGACACCGCCGACGGCAACTGGAACTCCGAGTACGACAGCGCGGTCGTCCACGGCGCCACCCACGTCTGGCTGGACCACAACACCTTCACCGACGGCGACCACCCGGACAGCACGCTGCCGTATTACTACGGCCGCATCTTCGAGCAGCACGACGGCGAACTGGACATCGTCAAGGGCGCCGACTACGTCACCGCCTCCTGGAACGTCTTCGAGGACCACGACAAGACGATCCTCATCGGCAACAGCGACAGCGAGTCCACGGCCGCGTTCGACCGCGGCCATCTCAAGGCCACCTTCCACCACAACCTCTTCGCCAACCTGGTCGAGCGCGCGCCCCGGGTCCGGTTCGGCCAGGTCGACTCGTACAACAACCACTTCGTCGCCGGAGACGGGTACGGCTACAGCTACGGCATCGGCAAGGAGTCCCAGCTCGTCGCCGAGCACAACGCGTTCACCCTGGCCGACGGGGTGGACGAGGCGACGATCCTGAAGAAGTGGTCGGAGTCCTCGCTCACCGCCGGCGACAACTACGTCAACGGGAAGCGGACCGACCTGATCGCCGTGCACAACGCGGGCGTCCCCGACGAGGTCCTCCAGTCCGGCGCGGGCTGGACGCCCACCCTGCGCACGAAGGTGGACTCGCCCAGGGCCGTGCCCCACCTCGTCGACCGCGGCGCGGGCGCCGGGAAGGTGCGCTGA